GTTTGTTGTTCTTTATTTATTCTATAAATGGGACTACTATCTAATAAATTTCAATTTTACTGTCGGGTTGAATAATGACCAAGTGGTTGTCAATGATGTCTATACCCATAAGAAAGAATAGTTGGAAAAGTCACACCGGAGAAAAAAATGAGAAGTAGCCTAGATTGTATCCCATGCTTTATGCGTCAAGCTTTAGAAGCCGGCCGTCAAATAAGCAACGACGAGCAGCTAATTGGTCAAGCACTTAAACGTATTGCGGGCAGTTTGGCTGACTTCAATCTTGACCTGTCACCTCCGGAAATGGGACAACATATTCATCGAATTTTACGTCAAGAGGTAGGCAGTGATGACCCCTATCTGCAAATTAAAAAGAATTCAACTCGAGTTGCCCTAACACTCGTTCCAGACGTATTAAAACATCTTGAACAGAGCGATAATCCTTTCGAGGTCGCAGTGCGTTTTGCTATAGCAGGCAACATTCTCGATTTTGCTTTGATGTCTGTATGGGATGACCATAAGATAAATGCGTCTTTCGACAAAGCGTTAAGCCACCCTATCGATTCGAATACCGTTGAACAATTGAGGCTGGAACTGCATAAGGCTAAGCGTGTTCTGATTCTGGCTGATAATGTTGGTGAAACCGTATTTGACCGTTTTCTTATCGAACAATTACCGCCACACCTTGATGTCACCTACGCCGTAAAAGCGTCCCCAGTTATTAACGATGCCATTGCTGTTGATGCCGTTGACGCTGGAATAGATAAGCTTGCTGACGTCATTGATAATGGTACTGATGCACCAGGAACGTTATTGCATCAATGTTCACCATCATTTCTCGCGCACTTCAATGCTGCGGATATCGTTATAGCAAAAGGACAAGCAAACTTTGAATCTCTCAACACGACCGATAGGCAAGTTTACTTCCTAACTCAAATAAAATGTATCGTGATCGCTGAAGCCTATGGCTATAACGTTGGTGATTGGATAGTCACAACCACTTCA
This portion of the Vibrio sp. VB16 genome encodes:
- a CDS encoding damage-control phosphatase ARMT1 family protein, with amino-acid sequence MRSSLDCIPCFMRQALEAGRQISNDEQLIGQALKRIAGSLADFNLDLSPPEMGQHIHRILRQEVGSDDPYLQIKKNSTRVALTLVPDVLKHLEQSDNPFEVAVRFAIAGNILDFALMSVWDDHKINASFDKALSHPIDSNTVEQLRLELHKAKRVLILADNVGETVFDRFLIEQLPPHLDVTYAVKASPVINDAIAVDAVDAGIDKLADVIDNGTDAPGTLLHQCSPSFLAHFNAADIVIAKGQANFESLNTTDRQVYFLTQIKCIVIAEAYGYNVGDWIVTTTSKLRDKAGQKLNSMVEGVS